The Alistipes sp. ZOR0009 genome has a window encoding:
- the hisA gene encoding 1-(5-phosphoribosyl)-5-[(5-phosphoribosylamino)methylideneamino]imidazole-4-carboxamide isomerase, producing the protein MKIIPAIDIIGGQCVRLTKGAYNTKKVYSSNPLEVAKMFADKGFRYLHLVDLDGAKQGTPVNLSILESIASKTNLEIDYGGGLRTELSVSMVFDAGASAVTAGSVAVKNPTEVCSWLGRWGSSRIIIGADVIDGKLATEGWCSVENVDIINFISTYLSYGATQFICTDISRDGMLAGSALDLYARLLAEFNKIDLVASGGVASIKEVRELKKIGVCGAIVGKAIYEGMLDIDQLTMEV; encoded by the coding sequence ATGAAAATAATTCCTGCAATAGATATTATAGGAGGCCAGTGCGTAAGGCTTACCAAAGGAGCTTACAATACGAAAAAGGTATATAGCTCCAATCCTTTAGAAGTTGCCAAAATGTTTGCCGATAAGGGCTTTCGCTATTTACATCTTGTTGATTTGGATGGAGCAAAGCAGGGAACTCCTGTAAACCTGTCGATATTGGAGTCAATTGCTAGCAAAACGAACTTGGAAATTGATTATGGAGGTGGTCTACGTACAGAACTAAGTGTTTCTATGGTATTTGACGCTGGTGCTAGTGCTGTTACGGCAGGGAGTGTTGCCGTAAAGAATCCGACGGAGGTGTGTAGCTGGCTAGGCAGATGGGGAAGTTCTCGTATTATTATTGGAGCCGATGTAATTGATGGAAAGTTAGCAACAGAAGGTTGGTGTAGTGTTGAAAATGTTGATATAATTAATTTTATATCAACCTACTTAAGCTACGGAGCAACCCAATTTATTTGTACAGATATTAGTAGAGATGGAATGCTTGCCGGTAGTGCTCTTGATCTTTACGCTCGTCTGCTTGCAGAATTCAACAAGATCGACTTGGTGGCTAGCGGTGGTGTTGCATCTATTAAAGAGGTTAGAGAATTAAAGAAAATAGGTGTTTGTGGAGCTATTGTTGGTAAGGCCATTTACGAGGGTATGCTTGATATTGATCAATTAACCATGGAGGTTTAG
- the hisH gene encoding imidazole glycerol phosphate synthase subunit HisH yields MMDNVVIIDYGAGNVKSVEFALRRLGANVLLTSDKETIVNASKVVFPGVGHARPAMSSLKASGLDLIIPELKVPVLGICLGMQLMCIRTEEGTTKGLGIFDTSVKKFPAAAKIPHMGWNTFQRLRGALFEGIEEGAYCYFVHSYYAETCNMTSSTCDYILPFSATLERDNFYGCQFHPEKSGAVGEQLLLNFLKL; encoded by the coding sequence ATGATGGATAATGTAGTAATTATTGATTACGGAGCGGGAAATGTTAAGTCTGTTGAATTTGCGCTTCGCAGATTAGGTGCTAACGTTTTGCTTACTAGCGATAAGGAGACCATTGTAAATGCATCTAAAGTTGTTTTTCCAGGGGTTGGACATGCTCGTCCGGCTATGTCTTCCTTGAAAGCATCTGGGCTAGACTTAATAATTCCAGAATTAAAGGTTCCAGTTCTTGGTATCTGCCTGGGAATGCAGCTTATGTGTATCCGAACGGAGGAGGGGACTACAAAAGGGTTGGGAATTTTTGATACATCTGTAAAAAAGTTTCCTGCTGCAGCAAAGATACCTCATATGGGGTGGAATACCTTTCAACGTTTACGGGGAGCTCTTTTTGAGGGAATTGAGGAGGGAGCGTATTGCTATTTTGTACACAGTTACTATGCCGAAACTTGTAATATGACCTCATCTACATGTGATTACATACTTCCATTTAGCGCTACTCTAGAGCGTGATAATTTTTACGGATGCCAGTTTCATCCAGAAAAAAGCGGAGCGGTTGGCGAGCAGCTACTTCTTAACTTTTTAAAGTTGTAA
- the hisB gene encoding bifunctional histidinol-phosphatase/imidazoleglycerol-phosphate dehydratase HisB, producing the protein MSQKRKILFIDRDGTLINEPLDFQVDSLLKLKFYPNSISMLSRIAKELDYMLVMVTNQDGLGTNIYPQEAFDEVQTVLLEVFESVGVHFEAVHVDKTFPEDNSPNRKPNIGMLKRYLNGDFDIESSFVIGDRVTDVKMAKNIGCRAIWLNDESGLGTFELQHGVEELSSCIALETRSWEKVYEVLRFGLRQISIERTTKETDISLSLNIDGSGKGAIDTGIGFLNHMLELFVKHSGIDLLLTVKGDLHVDEHHTVEDSAIVLGEAFNRALAAKVGIERYAFMLPMDESSASILLDWGGRSHLEWDVVFRREKIGDLPTELIKHFFKSFVEGARCNLHIRANGENEHHIAEAIFKGLARTVKIAVRRDITQHNNDIPSTKGVI; encoded by the coding sequence ATGAGCCAAAAAAGAAAGATTTTATTTATAGATAGAGATGGAACGCTGATAAATGAACCTCTCGATTTTCAGGTTGATAGCCTACTTAAGCTGAAGTTTTATCCAAATTCCATTTCAATGTTATCTCGAATAGCAAAGGAGTTGGATTACATGCTTGTTATGGTAACCAATCAGGATGGATTGGGAACAAATATTTATCCGCAGGAGGCTTTTGATGAGGTGCAGACAGTTCTGCTGGAGGTTTTCGAGTCGGTTGGAGTGCATTTTGAGGCAGTTCATGTTGACAAAACTTTCCCTGAGGATAATTCACCGAATAGAAAACCCAACATAGGTATGCTAAAACGGTATTTAAACGGTGATTTTGACATTGAAAGCTCATTTGTGATTGGCGATAGGGTTACAGATGTAAAAATGGCAAAAAATATAGGCTGTAGGGCTATTTGGCTAAATGATGAAAGTGGTTTAGGAACTTTCGAACTTCAACATGGGGTCGAAGAGTTGAGTTCGTGCATTGCTTTAGAGACGCGTTCGTGGGAAAAGGTGTACGAAGTACTTCGATTTGGATTGAGGCAGATAAGTATTGAGCGCACTACTAAGGAGACAGATATCTCGCTCAGCTTAAATATTGATGGGAGTGGCAAGGGAGCTATTGATACCGGTATCGGATTTTTAAATCACATGCTGGAGCTGTTTGTCAAGCATTCGGGTATCGATTTGTTGTTAACGGTAAAGGGCGACTTACATGTAGATGAGCATCATACCGTAGAGGATTCTGCAATTGTACTTGGAGAGGCGTTTAATAGGGCATTAGCAGCCAAGGTTGGCATCGAGCGATACGCCTTTATGCTGCCAATGGATGAGTCTAGTGCTTCTATACTTCTCGATTGGGGCGGTCGATCACATTTGGAGTGGGATGTTGTATTTAGGCGTGAAAAAATAGGGGATTTGCCCACCGAACTGATAAAGCATTTCTTTAAATCGTTTGTCGAAGGGGCACGTTGTAACCTGCATATTAGAGCAAACGGAGAGAATGAGCATCATATTGCAGAAGCAATATTTAAAGGCCTTGCAAGGACTGTAAAAATAGCAGTAAGGCGGGATATTACCCAGCACAACAATGATATACCCTCTACTAAAGGTGTAATATGA
- the hisC gene encoding histidinol-phosphate transaminase gives MFNLDSIVRKNIKDLKPYSSARDEYSGEAQVWIDANENPFDTGVNRYPDPHQYDLKKMVGSIKGVSPSCLFIGNGSDEIIDLLFRMVCQPGTSNAIVLPPTYGMYAVAAQINDVEVRKVFLTSSFEVDVSAVLRAIDANTRLIFICSPNNPTGTLVQSSTIEQIATSFGGIVVVDEAYADFVQQGGGAVELLARNPNIYVLQTLSKAWGLAGARIGIGVASPEIQRYMAKIKAPYNISSLNQQVAINSLEDMEGFKMKVELIMEERERLQKALSSFSCVVTVYPSDANFLLVKFKKVEEVFLHLKQNGIVARDRSGEKWCDGCVRITVGTPDENTYLLEVLNMYKKL, from the coding sequence ATGTTTAATCTAGACAGTATTGTACGTAAAAATATAAAGGATTTGAAGCCATACTCTTCAGCCAGAGACGAATATTCGGGTGAGGCTCAAGTATGGATAGATGCTAACGAAAATCCTTTTGATACCGGGGTGAATAGATATCCCGATCCGCATCAGTATGATTTAAAAAAGATGGTGGGATCAATAAAAGGCGTTTCCCCTTCTTGCTTATTCATTGGTAATGGTTCTGACGAGATCATAGACTTGCTTTTTAGGATGGTGTGCCAACCAGGCACGAGCAATGCCATTGTTTTACCTCCTACTTATGGGATGTATGCCGTTGCTGCACAGATTAATGATGTGGAAGTTAGAAAGGTGTTCTTAACAAGCAGTTTCGAGGTAGACGTAAGCGCAGTATTGCGGGCTATCGATGCCAATACGCGGCTAATTTTTATTTGCTCGCCTAATAATCCTACAGGTACGCTTGTTCAAAGCTCAACTATAGAACAGATTGCTACTTCCTTTGGTGGAATAGTGGTGGTTGATGAGGCATATGCCGATTTTGTGCAGCAGGGCGGTGGCGCTGTAGAATTATTAGCCCGTAATCCGAATATTTATGTTCTGCAAACCCTATCAAAAGCATGGGGATTGGCCGGTGCGAGGATTGGTATCGGTGTGGCGAGTCCCGAAATTCAGCGCTATATGGCTAAGATAAAAGCACCCTACAACATAAGTAGCTTGAATCAGCAGGTTGCCATTAATTCTCTTGAAGATATGGAGGGCTTTAAAATGAAGGTGGAGCTAATTATGGAGGAAAGAGAGCGATTGCAAAAGGCATTGAGCTCCTTTTCATGTGTAGTAACGGTTTATCCTTCTGATGCAAATTTTTTGCTCGTTAAGTTCAAAAAGGTGGAGGAGGTTTTTCTGCATTTGAAACAAAATGGAATCGTAGCGCGCGATCGATCTGGGGAGAAGTGGTGTGACGGATGTGTTCGTATAACAGTTGGTACTCCAGATGAAAACACCTACCTGCTAGAAGTTTTAAATATGTACAAGAAACTGTAG
- the hisD gene encoding histidinol dehydrogenase has translation MEKIIYTKAAELEALIARPSMDRESLDKIVRIIFDEVFRKGDAAINKYTYFYDGVTMSDLRVSQEEIDASEQLVDETLKAAMAIAKENIEKFHGAQLLQGSKVETTSGVTCWEKSVGIEKVGLYIPGGSAPLFSSVLMLAVPARLAGCREIVLCTPPQKDGLINPAILYAAKLAGVTKVFKAGGIQAIAGMTYGTESIPKVYKIFGPGNQYVTAAKMAAFSEGVAIDMPAGPSEVMMVADDSAIPSFVAADLLSQAEHGEDSQVILVSIAGAKLTEIEEELQKQLQSLPRKEIAQKALEKSRIVIAQNEQEVLTIINMYAPEHLILSVGNSDYLAQNVVNAGSVFIGNFTPESAGDYASGTNHTLPTNGFAKSYGGISVESFTKKIFFQEITRDGIQNLGKVIEVMAENEQLIGHKRGVSIRLEYLQR, from the coding sequence TGCACGTCCATCTATGGATAGGGAATCGCTGGATAAAATTGTAAGGATAATCTTTGATGAGGTTTTCCGTAAGGGAGATGCGGCAATAAATAAGTACACCTACTTCTATGATGGTGTAACGATGTCCGATTTAAGGGTTTCGCAGGAGGAGATAGATGCGTCGGAGCAGCTGGTCGATGAAACGCTTAAAGCTGCAATGGCTATAGCCAAGGAGAATATTGAAAAGTTTCACGGAGCGCAGCTGCTGCAAGGAAGTAAGGTAGAAACTACAAGCGGGGTAACCTGTTGGGAGAAATCGGTTGGAATAGAGAAGGTTGGACTTTATATTCCCGGCGGTAGCGCACCTCTTTTTTCTTCGGTATTGATGCTGGCGGTGCCTGCACGGCTTGCTGGCTGTCGCGAAATCGTTTTATGCACGCCACCTCAAAAGGATGGGCTCATAAATCCGGCAATTTTATACGCTGCCAAGCTGGCTGGAGTAACAAAAGTATTTAAGGCAGGAGGGATACAGGCCATTGCCGGTATGACCTATGGCACCGAATCAATACCTAAGGTGTATAAGATATTCGGACCAGGAAACCAGTATGTAACCGCAGCTAAAATGGCAGCGTTTTCTGAGGGAGTTGCCATCGATATGCCTGCTGGACCATCGGAGGTGATGATGGTAGCCGACGATTCGGCCATTCCAAGTTTTGTGGCAGCCGATTTACTCTCGCAGGCAGAACATGGAGAGGACAGCCAGGTTATTTTGGTGTCGATAGCGGGAGCTAAGCTGACAGAAATAGAGGAGGAGCTACAAAAGCAGCTTCAATCGTTACCCCGAAAGGAAATAGCCCAAAAAGCATTGGAGAAATCGCGAATAGTGATAGCTCAGAACGAGCAGGAAGTACTTACAATCATAAATATGTACGCTCCCGAGCACCTCATTCTATCGGTAGGAAATAGCGACTACCTCGCTCAAAACGTGGTAAATGCAGGTTCCGTATTTATAGGAAACTTTACGCCAGAAAGTGCGGGTGATTATGCCTCTGGAACCAACCATACCCTTCCAACTAATGGATTTGCCAAAAGCTATGGTGGAATTTCTGTGGAGTCGTTTACCAAAAAGATATTTTTTCAGGAGATAACCCGGGATGGAATTCAAAATCTAGGAAAGGTGATAGAGGTAATGGCCGAAAACGAGCAGCTGATAGGGCATAAGCGAGGTGTTTCTATCCGATTGGAATACCTGCAGAGGTAG